The Acinonyx jubatus isolate Ajub_Pintada_27869175 chromosome D2, VMU_Ajub_asm_v1.0, whole genome shotgun sequence genome contains a region encoding:
- the SFR1 gene encoding swi5-dependent recombination DNA repair protein 1 homolog, which translates to MESPSYSAVISPSTPRDCANPPSPCTSSSRKQPMSATLRERLRKTRSSFNSCDSVVKRLKVENEGNDQTFSKKPVSSTEENCLEFQENFKHTDNEFEESTYLKNTFKNISASESQSLDTESRSDLQSGFVNEDLPKQGLSEERAKLVKQIEEKEDLLRRLKLVKMYRSKNNLSQLQLLIRKWRSCSQLLLYELQSALCEENKKLSLTQLIDHCGLDDKLLHYNRNEEEFMGV; encoded by the exons atGGAAAGCCCATCCTACTCGGCTGTGATTTCACCTAGCACTCCACGTGACTGTGCCAATCCACCGTCTCCCTGTACAAGTAGTTCAAGAAAACAA CCTATGAGTGCAACACTTAGAGAACGATTAAGGAAAACAAGATCTTCATTTAATTCCTGTGATAGTGTGGTAAAACGTCTTAAAGTAGAGAATGAAGGGAATGATCAAACTTTTTCCAAGAAACCAGTATCTTCGACAGAAGAAAACTGTTTGGAATTTcaggaaaattttaaacacacagacAATGAATTTGAAGAAagtacatatttgaaaaataccttCAAAAATATCAGTGCAAGTGAATCTCAGTCACTTGACACTGAGTCACGAAGTGATCTCCAAAGTGGCTTTGTGAATGAGGATCTTCCCAAACAAGGATTAAGTGAAGAAAGAGCAAAATTGGTGAAGCAGATTGAGGAGAAAGAAGACCTTCTTCGGAGGCTAAAACTAGTTAAAATGTATAGATCAAAG aaCAACCTGTCTCAGTTGCAGTTGTTAATACGGAAATGGAGAAGCTGTAGCCAGCTATTGCTTTACGAGTTGCAGTCGGCTCTGTGCGAGGAGAACAAGAAACTCAGCCTGACTCAGTTGATAGACCACTGTGGGTTAGATGATAAATTGCTACactataacagaaatgaagaagaatttATGGGTgtttaa